A single window of Polaribacter sp. SA4-10 DNA harbors:
- a CDS encoding YaiO family outer membrane beta-barrel protein produces the protein MIKKQLTSITILIVILLFTNQLCSQEKIFKGNPDTAFKTARDLAFNGKRKQAQDSLKLILTKYPAYLDIRSFLASTYSWDGNYNLARIAFSKVLNTDPKRKTDWIAAVNNELWAEKPFKASELIRKGLIHFENDPDLLQLKAKSEFNAGNKEEAFVTISGVLKLYPENKKAKEYKNSINNLLSFNSIGISYAIDVYNKNERDAMHYSTLQYTRQTKYGSITGKLNYSNRFTTNNYQYELDLYPRITNGLYGYVSGGISNSSLYPSLRYGAELYKSLPKSFEASLGIRGLKYTTTTIIYTGSIGWYTGNSYWVLRSYVTPGDPGTSKSGALQYRKYRSDAENYFSIGFGFGVSPEVERFVANVDQQTIFQLASQKINFGYFFSTKNKKNAWGFTTDLYREEKPFSKGDFFLYAAFGVSYNVKFK, from the coding sequence ATGATTAAAAAACAACTAACATCAATCACAATCTTGATCGTAATTCTACTTTTTACGAATCAATTGTGTTCACAGGAAAAAATATTTAAAGGAAATCCAGATACAGCTTTTAAAACAGCTAGAGACTTAGCTTTTAATGGTAAAAGAAAACAAGCACAAGATTCATTAAAACTTATATTAACAAAGTATCCAGCCTATTTAGACATTCGTTCTTTTTTGGCTAGTACGTATTCTTGGGATGGAAATTATAACCTAGCAAGAATAGCGTTTTCTAAGGTTTTAAATACAGACCCAAAAAGAAAAACGGATTGGATAGCAGCTGTAAATAATGAGTTATGGGCAGAAAAACCTTTTAAAGCTTCGGAATTAATAAGAAAAGGGTTAATTCATTTTGAAAACGATCCAGATTTATTACAGTTAAAAGCAAAATCAGAATTTAATGCAGGTAATAAAGAAGAGGCTTTTGTAACAATAAGTGGTGTCTTAAAATTATATCCAGAAAATAAAAAAGCAAAAGAATATAAGAATTCAATAAACAATTTACTGAGCTTTAATTCTATAGGAATCAGTTATGCTATAGATGTATATAACAAGAATGAAAGAGACGCAATGCATTATAGTACACTGCAGTACACTAGACAGACAAAATATGGAAGTATCACAGGGAAATTAAATTATTCTAATAGGTTTACAACTAATAACTATCAATATGAACTCGATTTATACCCAAGAATTACAAATGGCTTATATGGGTATGTAAGTGGGGGTATTTCTAACAGTTCTTTATATCCTAGCCTAAGGTATGGTGCAGAATTATACAAGTCTTTGCCAAAAAGTTTTGAAGCTTCTTTAGGAATAAGAGGATTAAAATACACAACAACTACTATTATTTATACGGGCTCTATTGGTTGGTATACAGGAAATAGTTATTGGGTTCTTAGATCCTATGTTACTCCAGGAGATCCTGGAACAAGCAAATCTGGAGCGTTGCAATACAGAAAATACAGAAGTGATGCAGAAAATTATTTTAGTATTGGCTTTGGTTTTGGAGTTTCTCCAGAAGTAGAGCGTTTTGTAGCAAATGTTGATCAACAAACAATTTTTCAGTTAGCTTCTCAAAAAATTAATTTTGGATATTTTTTTAGTACTAAAAATAAGAAAAATGCTTGGGGTTTTACAACCGATTT